Part of the Pseudodesulfovibrio mercurii genome is shown below.
GTCAACTACAAGGACGAACCGTGGTTCCATCAGGTCATGCTCAAGGGGCTGTATATCAGCGACGTGTTCATGGGCTTCCGCAACTTCCCGCACTTCATCATCGCGGTGAAGCGGCAGGAGGCGGGCCGGACCTGGATTCTGCGGGCGACCATCGACTCCGAGGTGTTCACCTCGCTGGTGCGCAACGTGCGCACAGGCAAGCAGGGCGACGCCTACATCGTCAACGACAAGGACGTGCTCCAGACCCCGTCGCGCTTCGGCGGCAAGGCCCTGACCAGGGTCGTCCTGCCCGTGCACCCGCAGGGCGAGGGTGTGGAGATACAGTCCTGGCGGCGGGACGGCGTTCCGATCATCGCCGGGATCACTCCCCTGCCCAACACCAACTGGCGGCTGGTCATCATGGAGAACCCCGAGGAGGAGCTCTCCCCGCTGATTCGCACCCGCTCGCTGATCTACGCCCTGTTCGCCGGCTGCGGCCTGATGATCTTCGTCGGGGCCTACGTGACCGTGTCCTCGGCCGTGTCCCGGCTGCGGGCCTCGGACCGCCAACGCGCGGCCATGGACGCGGCGGTCATACAGTCGAGCAAGATGGCGTCCCTGGGCAAGCTGGCCGCGGGCGTGGCCCACGAGGTCAACAACCCCCTATCCATCATCCGCGAGAGCGCGGGCTGGATACGGGACATCATCAACGACGGCGAACTCGGCGAAGGCCCGGCCGTGGACGAACTCCAGGAGGCGGTCTCCGACATCGACCGCCACGTGGAGCGGGCCCGGACCGTGACCCACCGCATGCTCGGCTTCGCCCGGCGCATGGAGCCCCTCCAGGAGGACGTGGACCTGAACATGCTGGCCAACCAGACCGCCTCCTTCCTGGAGAACGAGACCCGGCACCGGAACATCGAGGTCGTCACCGAGCTGGACCCGGATCTGCCGCTGATCACCACCGACGCCAACCAGATACAGCAGGTCATCCTGAACCTGCTCGAAAACGCCATCGACGCCATCGACCGCGACGGCCAGATCACGGTGATCACCCGGACGGACGACATGGGCGTGGTCCTGAACATCGCCGACAGCGGGCCGGGCATCCCAAAGGAATACCTGGCAAAGGTGTTCGACCCGTTCTTCACCACCAAGCCCACCGGCGAAGGGACCGGTCTGGGGCTGTCCATCGTCTACAGCACCTTGAGCAAGCTGGGCGGGACCATCAAGGTCAACAGCGAATCCGGACAGGGCACGACCTTCACCATCCACCTGCCCCTCACCGGTCCGCGATTCACGAGCGCCAAGGAGGAAGCATGACCCAGATACGCGTACTTGTGGTTGACGACGAACCCGATTTCC
Proteins encoded:
- a CDS encoding sensor histidine kinase; this translates as MSSSTYSRLKWYLVLIIMGFSLVPLFALGYFIHNEFRQTYEEKLTDNLRLMVANRRDAISMFLNERVVQLQMLADIHTFGEMSDQAYLNKVFDAIHGTSSSFFDIGVIGQNGGHEAYCGPFDLMQVNYKDEPWFHQVMLKGLYISDVFMGFRNFPHFIIAVKRQEAGRTWILRATIDSEVFTSLVRNVRTGKQGDAYIVNDKDVLQTPSRFGGKALTRVVLPVHPQGEGVEIQSWRRDGVPIIAGITPLPNTNWRLVIMENPEEELSPLIRTRSLIYALFAGCGLMIFVGAYVTVSSAVSRLRASDRQRAAMDAAVIQSSKMASLGKLAAGVAHEVNNPLSIIRESAGWIRDIINDGELGEGPAVDELQEAVSDIDRHVERARTVTHRMLGFARRMEPLQEDVDLNMLANQTASFLENETRHRNIEVVTELDPDLPLITTDANQIQQVILNLLENAIDAIDRDGQITVITRTDDMGVVLNIADSGPGIPKEYLAKVFDPFFTTKPTGEGTGLGLSIVYSTLSKLGGTIKVNSESGQGTTFTIHLPLTGPRFTSAKEEA